CCAAGCGCCCAGCTGTACTCCATACCCAGGATTCCACTCGCCGGAGGAAACGCTCGTGACAAGATGGATGGCTAAAGTTAGCTTGTTAATAAGCTGCTTTATCCTGTTGACCGGGTGCTGGGATTCCAAAGAGGTTCAGAGCATTAACTTTATCACGGCTGTAGGGATAGATTATGTAGACAACCATTACGTTGCTTATGCTCAACTTATTGATTTCTCCAATATTGCCAAGCAGGAAGGACCCACTTCAAGGCAAGCAAGTGATATCTGGATCGGGCGGGGTAAGGGTTCTACGCTGAGTATGGCTATTGATGACCTGTATCAAACGTCTCAGCAACAAACGCTGTGGACCCATGTAAAAGCAATTGTTTTATCCAAAAATGTGTTGAATGGACGGCTGGAGGATGTCTTCAATACACTGTTGCATTCAGGCCAACTGAGATATACCCCATGGCTCTACGGTACAGAGCGTAACATTACAGATGTACTCGCTCCCTCTGCCCTGCTGAACCAATCTGCCCAGACCATCGAGCTGTTTGAACCGATGAAGCTGTATAAGCAACATTCCGGTTATGAACCCATCCGGCTTCATCAGCTCCTTGACGGATTCCGGGAGCCTGCTTCCGTTATTCTTTTGCCGTCCGTTACCAACCAGAACGAGACCTGGTATAACGGGGATAAAGCACCTCCGCTCATTAAAATGGATGGGTTTTACGTCATTACAAACGGTAAAAATCAAGGCAGGGTAACGGGCAAAGACGCTAATGGCACACGCTTCGTGAATTATGACCGCGTCTTTCAATATCCGTTGTACGTATACAGCAGCGGGAGCAAAACGCCGGAACTGACACTTAGGCTTAATAACCCAAAGACCAAGATTAAGGCGAGGAAAGAAGGAAACGGTGTAACATTCGACCTGGTTACGTCGGTTAAAAGCGCCATCATCGAGGATCATAACTCTCACCTTTCTCCTCAAGTTATGGAAAAAGAGGCGGAGAAACAGATTGAGTCCGAAATTCGCAATACGTTTGAGAAAACCAAATCACGCAAAATTGATTCCTACGGTTTTGTGGAATATCTCTATCGCCATGACCTCCCCCTGTGGAGACAAGAGGTATATAAACGGGCAAATCCACTTGAGCGGTTTAAACTCGGTAAGGTCGAGGTTCATGTGAAAATCCTCAATGCCAGTACGTATAAATACGATGAGTAAAGCAAAAAGACGATCAGCAGCCTGCAGTTCATGCAAGGTTACGGGTCGTCTTTTTATTTCATAATTCACATGTTATCCCAGTGGAAACGCCATAACACTCATGAGTGCCAGTTCAGGCTGCGTTGTATCCAGACGACTGTACTGGACGATAACAGGAACATTGCTGGAGACGGTAATAGCATAGGGTACTCCCGTAGGGATAAGTTGCTCACCCGATCTCAGCGACGCTGTCCGGATATGCTTTGTTCTCCGTGCAGGTACCTCGGCCAAGATATCTTCAAGCGGTTCTCTGTCTTCAAAGTAGATCGTTATTTGCAGCTCTGCATCCACTGTGCCTGTATTTAATACACAGATGCTCTCGTGACTCTCCAGCGAGCCCGAGCTGTCCGGTGGAATATAACCATCGGGGATCACCCAGTAGGTGTGACCTGTCACTTTGGGAGATGTTTTATGTGCTGAAGTGTTCGTCTGATCCTGTGCCATAACATAATTCCTCCTTTGCTAATGCAATAATTAGTTAAACGCACGGGAGTCTCGCGGGGCTGGCGCTCTGGCGGGCGGATCGGGCTGTGGGCCGCTGTTGGTTCGGGATTTCTTTTTCATTCCCCCTCAGCAGGGGAAATCCCGCTCCAAAGGCGGACGCTTCGCTCCCTCTGCTCCGATTCCGCCCTCCTTCGCTGCAACGCTCGCCATAGCTTTTTAAAGGCTTATTGCCTTCGCTATGCTCGCTGGGCAACTTAAAAAGCAACCTTGCTCGTTACTTCGTTAACTCGCTGAATAAAAGCAAGGCTAACTCGCGGGGCTGGCGCTCTGGCGGGCGGATCGGGCTGTGGGCCGCTGTTGGTTCGGGATTTCTTTTTCATTCCCCCTCAGCAGGGGAAATCCCGCTCCAAAGGCGGACGCTTCGCTCCCTCTGCTCCGATTCCGCCCTCCTCCGCTGCAACGCTCGCCTTGGCTTTTTAAAGGCTTATTGCCTTCGCTATGCTCGCTGGGCAACTTAAAAAGCAACCTTGCTCGTTACTTCGTTAACTCGCTGAATAAAAGCAAGGCTAACTCGCGAGGCAGACGCTTCGGCGGGAGAATCGGGCGGTGGGCCGCTGTTGGCTCGGGATTTCTTCTCATTTCCCCCTCAGCAGGGGAAATCCCGCTCCAAAGGCGGACGCTTCGCTCCCTCTGCTCCGATTCCGCCCTCCTCCGCTGCAACGCTCGCCTTGGCTTTTAAAGGCTTATTGCCTTCGCTATGCTCGCTGGGCAACTTTGGGGGATGCTCGTTACTTCATTGACTCGCTGAATAAAAAGGCGGATCGAGGAGCAGACGCTTCGATGGGCGGATCAGGCGGTGGGCCGCTGTTGGCTCGGGATTTCCTTTTCTTTCCCCCTCAGCAGGGGAAACCCCGCTCCAAAGGCGGACGCTTCGCTCCCTCTGCTCCGATTCCGCCCTCCTTCGCCCCTCACCTCAAGTACATTTGCAGCGGCTGCAGTCGCAGCTCGCGGATGGCTTCCGCCACCTGCATGGCGAGGCGACGGGCACCGCGCTCCTGAAAATGCGTGTTATCCTCCATGCCTGCAGGAAAGGTCACGTACTCACCCGGCAGCACCCACATAAAATCCTCCTTGCTGCCTTCAATACCCGCTTGCTCGAACAGAATGCGGCTTCGCTCAGCCAGATCGATCAGCGGCACCCCTTCCTCCTCCGCCAGCTCACGCACGGCGATGATATAATCGCCATGCGTGTCGGTTAATGTGCCTTCATCAGCGAAGTAGCGCCGGTGCACCGGCGTCACGAGCACCGGACAAGCCTTGGCTTCGCGGGCAGCATCGATATACTTTTTCAAATATTCCTTATATGTTGTGAAAGGCTCCGTTCCCCGGTCAGGGTCCGGCTTCTCATCGTTGTGTCCAAATTGAATAAACAGAAAATCTTCCGGTTTAATCGTCTCCAGAATGGCATCCAATCTGCCTTCATTGATAAAGCTCCGGGAGCTGCGCCCAGACTGGGCATGATTATCTACAGCAACATCATGTTTGAACTGTGCGGGTAACAGCTGGCCCCAGCCGCAGTATGGATATCCACTTTCCGGCTGATCCGTCACGGTAGAATCACCAGCGAGAAACACAGTCATCGTCTGATTGGCAAGTGTGATCTCCAATGCATTAATCCGTGGCGCAGGACCGGAGAAGGATAGTCGGAGCTTACCTCCACGAACCACAACCGAGAATCGAACCTCTGCACATTGCCCAGGAAGTGTACGAATGGTTGGCAGCATCAATCTGCCCTCTCCGGCTTTGACACGGGTGATCGTCTCCGCCAATTCATCCCCTGCAATTAACAAGACCTGATAGGTTCCATCGGGTACATCAACGATGAAAGATGCCTTAAGCGGAATGCAAAAGCCTGAACGTAATCGGGCAGACACATTGGCCTGCCCTTGTTT
Above is a window of Paenibacillus sp. E222 DNA encoding:
- a CDS encoding Ger(x)C family spore germination protein, which gives rise to MTRWMAKVSLLISCFILLTGCWDSKEVQSINFITAVGIDYVDNHYVAYAQLIDFSNIAKQEGPTSRQASDIWIGRGKGSTLSMAIDDLYQTSQQQTLWTHVKAIVLSKNVLNGRLEDVFNTLLHSGQLRYTPWLYGTERNITDVLAPSALLNQSAQTIELFEPMKLYKQHSGYEPIRLHQLLDGFREPASVILLPSVTNQNETWYNGDKAPPLIKMDGFYVITNGKNQGRVTGKDANGTRFVNYDRVFQYPLYVYSSGSKTPELTLRLNNPKTKIKARKEGNGVTFDLVTSVKSAIIEDHNSHLSPQVMEKEAEKQIESEIRNTFEKTKSRKIDSYGFVEYLYRHDLPLWRQEVYKRANPLERFKLGKVEVHVKILNASTYKYDE
- a CDS encoding sensory rhodopsin transducer, producing the protein MAQDQTNTSAHKTSPKVTGHTYWVIPDGYIPPDSSGSLESHESICVLNTGTVDAELQITIYFEDREPLEDILAEVPARRTKHIRTASLRSGEQLIPTGVPYAITVSSNVPVIVQYSRLDTTQPELALMSVMAFPLG
- a CDS encoding rhamnogalacturonan acetylesterase; amino-acid sequence: MEGYLKVSASTAYEEQGEYGFESGSLVYEKQRISEDEGSVSSRANNGKQGQANVSARLRSGFCIPLKASFIVDVPDGTYQVLLIAGDELAETITRVKAGEGRLMLPTIRTLPGQCAEVRFSVVVRGGKLRLSFSGPAPRINALEITLANQTMTVFLAGDSTVTDQPESGYPYCGWGQLLPAQFKHDVAVDNHAQSGRSSRSFINEGRLDAILETIKPEDFLFIQFGHNDEKPDPDRGTEPFTTYKEYLKKYIDAAREAKACPVLVTPVHRRYFADEGTLTDTHGDYIIAVRELAEEEGVPLIDLAERSRILFEQAGIEGSKEDFMWVLPGEYVTFPAGMEDNTHFQERGARRLAMQVAEAIRELRLQPLQMYLR